One window from the genome of Mustela lutreola isolate mMusLut2 chromosome 11, mMusLut2.pri, whole genome shotgun sequence encodes:
- the LOC131811812 gene encoding cytochrome c oxidase subunit 6A1, mitochondrial gives MAAATSPLLRLSGLLGRSGAQLGRPMSSGAHGEEGSARMWKALTYFVALPGVAVSMLNVFLKSQHGEHERPEFVAYPHLRIRSKPFPWGDGNHTLFHNSHVNPLPTGYEDE, from the exons ATGGCGGCGGCGACGTCTCCTCTGTTGCGGTTGTCTGGGCTGCTAGGTCGGTCCGGGGCACAGCTGGGGCGGCCCATGTCCAGTGGCGCCCACGGCGAGGAGGGCTCAG CACGCATGTGGAAGGCTCTCACCTACTTCGTAGCGCTCCCCGGCGTGGCTGTGAGCATGCTGAATGTCTTCCTGAAGTCGCAACATGGAGAGCATGAGAGACCCGAGTTCGTCGCCTACCCTCATCTCCGCATCAGGTCCAAG CCCTTTCCCTGGGGAGATGGTAATCATACTCTATTCCATAACTCTCACGTGAATCCACTTCCAACCGGCTATGAAGATGAATAG